A genome region from Arachis duranensis cultivar V14167 chromosome 8, aradu.V14167.gnm2.J7QH, whole genome shotgun sequence includes the following:
- the LOC107462308 gene encoding uncharacterized protein LOC107462308, which yields MVKEEWRGLEDAQFLDKLKALSKPLGRWHKQHFGNIPEKIKRFEDEINKVDDMVSNGVYDGTIEARRKALVRCCELWYTRQDIHWKQMSRARHAKEMDRNTRYFHNIEVTPNISFRDGLVNRLGMEEAQALEMLPSEEEVKDAVWDCESSKAPDSDGYNMNFIKMCWEEIRVEFTKIVMTFFEMARLPIDSNITWVALVPKFVGTKEIEENENEKCNTRLSRRITECFC from the exons ATGGTGAAGGAAGAATGGAGAGGGTTGGAAGATGCTCAGTTTCTGGATAAGCTGAAGGCATTATCAAAACCGCTAGGTAGATGGCACAAGCAGCACTTTGGGAATATACCTGAAAAGATAAAAAGGTTTGAGGATGAGATCAACAAAGTGGATGACATGGTCAGTAATGGGGTTTATGATGGTACAATCGAAGCAAGAAGAAAGGCGCTAGTGAGGTGCTGTGAACTGTGGTATACGAGGCAAGATATACACTGGAAACAAATGTCAAGGGCTCGGCATGCCAAGGAGATGGACAGGAACACAAGATATTTCCACAATATT GAAGTTACGCCAAATATCAGCTTTCGAGATGGTCTAGTCAACCGATTGGGGATGGAGGAAGCTCAAGCGTTAGAGATGTTACCGTCGGAGGAGGAAGTGAAGGATGCAGTATGGGATTGCGAATCGTCTAAGGCGCCGGATAGTGATGGGTATAACATGAACTTTATAAAAATGTGCTGGGAGGAGATTAGAGTGGAATTTACTAAAATTGTGATGACTTTCTTTGAGATGGCGAGGCTACCAATAGATTCCAATATTACTTGGGTAGCGCTGGTACCGAAATTTGTGGGTACAAAGGAGATAGAGGAGAATGAGAATGAGAAGTGTAATACCAGGCTTAGTAGGAGAATCACAGAATGCTTTTGTTAA